A single Gammaproteobacteria bacterium DNA region contains:
- a CDS encoding OmpA family protein: MKTKTASLKAAVAGVAIISLAACATDNPNRSRNIGAGVGAVAGAVLGNSVSGARGAPWVGAAVGAIAGGAVGNYMDKQRAEMEQQLAKEAERDELHISEMSDGSLRVGVASDISFEFNKAELTPAALQTYGKIASVLQSYDSTVIHVVGHTDTSGSAEYNQSLSVQRAAAVGNYFAQMGVSAARIREEGRGEREPLVRTGDNVKEARNRRVDIVIKPVIEGRESEAWTPPPYLGG, translated from the coding sequence ATGAAAACGAAGACCGCGAGCCTCAAGGCAGCCGTAGCGGGTGTCGCCATCATTTCTCTGGCAGCCTGCGCCACCGACAACCCCAACCGTAGCCGCAACATCGGTGCGGGTGTTGGCGCCGTGGCCGGCGCGGTGCTCGGCAATTCGGTCAGTGGTGCGCGCGGGGCGCCCTGGGTGGGTGCGGCGGTCGGCGCCATCGCCGGCGGTGCGGTGGGCAACTACATGGACAAGCAGCGCGCCGAGATGGAGCAGCAGCTCGCCAAGGAAGCCGAGCGCGATGAACTGCATATCAGTGAAATGTCGGACGGCTCCTTGCGTGTCGGCGTCGCCAGTGACATTTCGTTCGAGTTCAACAAGGCCGAGCTGACTCCGGCCGCGCTGCAGACCTACGGCAAGATCGCGAGCGTGCTGCAAAGCTATGATTCGACCGTGATTCACGTGGTCGGACACACCGATACCAGCGGTTCGGCCGAATACAACCAGAGTCTGTCGGTGCAGCGTGCCGCTGCCGTGGGCAACTATTTCGCGCAGATGGGCGTCAGCGCCGCCCGCATTCGCGAAGAAGGGCGCGGCGAGCGTGAACCACTGGTTCGCACCGGCGACAACGTCAAGGAAGCACGCAACCGTCGCGTGGACATCGTGATCAAGCCGGTCATCGAGGGACGAGAATCCGAGGCCTGGACGCCGCCGCCGTACCTGGGCGGTTGA
- the dnaB gene encoding replicative DNA helicase, with protein sequence MAQAPKQPPHSIEAEQSVLGGLMLDNRSWFELADRVSEDDFYREDHRLIFRAMISLLNNAKPCDFVTLSEHLRALEQLEAAGGLAYLGALANDTPSAANVVAYADIVRERSVLRSLIATGTDIADIGFRPNGRTPSELIDVAEQKVFAIRERGARGRVEYTAIGDLVPRIEAKVEASRNSPGGLAGLSAGLTDLDRRTNGFGNSDLIIIAGRPGMGKTSFAMNIAEHAAIKLKKPAAVFSMEMSAEQLAMRVLASHCRLDQTRLRSGQLEDHEWDWLVQGGVDIREAPLYIDETGALSPLELRARARRLKNRHDIGLIVIDYIQLMQVPSSRDNRTNEISEISRNLKALAKELNVPILALSQLSREVEKRENKRPIMSDLRESGSIEQDADMILFIYRDGYYKRKTGEDLGADDNIAEIIIAKQRNGPTGTVKCAFIGKYTRFENLAQGYDSFSV encoded by the coding sequence ATGGCGCAAGCCCCGAAACAACCTCCCCATTCGATCGAGGCCGAGCAGTCGGTGCTCGGCGGCCTGATGCTCGACAACCGGTCGTGGTTCGAGCTGGCCGACCGTGTCTCCGAGGACGATTTCTATCGCGAGGATCACCGCCTGATCTTCCGCGCGATGATCAGTCTGCTCAACAACGCCAAGCCCTGCGACTTCGTCACGCTGTCGGAGCACCTGCGTGCGCTGGAGCAGCTGGAGGCGGCTGGCGGCCTGGCCTACCTCGGCGCCTTGGCGAATGACACGCCGAGCGCGGCCAATGTGGTGGCCTACGCCGACATCGTGCGTGAACGTTCGGTGCTGCGCAGCCTGATCGCAACCGGTACCGATATTGCCGACATCGGCTTCAGGCCCAACGGCCGTACGCCGAGCGAATTGATCGACGTAGCGGAACAGAAGGTCTTCGCGATTCGCGAGCGTGGAGCGCGTGGCCGTGTCGAATACACCGCGATCGGCGATCTGGTGCCGCGCATCGAAGCCAAGGTCGAGGCTTCGCGCAACAGCCCCGGTGGCTTGGCCGGCCTGTCGGCCGGACTGACCGATCTGGACCGTCGCACCAATGGTTTCGGCAACAGCGACCTGATCATCATTGCCGGCCGTCCCGGTATGGGCAAGACCAGTTTCGCGATGAATATCGCGGAGCACGCCGCGATCAAGCTGAAGAAGCCGGCGGCCGTGTTCAGCATGGAAATGAGCGCCGAGCAGCTGGCGATGCGTGTGCTCGCCTCGCACTGCCGCCTTGACCAGACACGCCTGCGTTCCGGTCAGCTTGAGGATCACGAATGGGATTGGCTGGTGCAGGGCGGCGTCGACATTCGCGAGGCGCCGCTGTACATCGACGAAACCGGCGCGCTGTCTCCGCTGGAACTGCGCGCACGCGCACGCCGCCTCAAGAATCGGCATGACATCGGCCTGATCGTCATTGACTACATCCAGCTGATGCAGGTGCCCAGCTCACGCGATAACCGAACCAACGAGATTTCAGAAATATCCCGTAATCTCAAAGCCTTGGCCAAGGAACTTAATGTCCCGATCCTGGCCTTGTCGCAGCTCTCGCGTGAAGTCGAAAAGCGCGAGAACAAGCGGCCGATCATGTCCGACCTTCGCGAGTCGGGTTCGATCGAGCAGGACGCGGACATGATTCTGTTCATCTATCGCGATGGTTACTACAAGCGCAAGACCGGAGAGGATCTGGGCGCGGACGACAATATCGCCGAGATCATCATCGCCAAGCAGCGCAACGGCCCAACCGGTACTGTGAAGTGCGCCTTCATCGGCAAGTACACGCGCTTTGAAAATCTGGCGCAAGGCTACGACAGCTTCAGTGTCTGA
- the rlmB gene encoding 23S rRNA (guanosine(2251)-2'-O)-methyltransferase RlmB, protein MSNTTYIGGWHAVLAALESEVLPLEVYISDSRSGERAAQISKVAAAKSVPVRARSRSDLDVLAPGLRHQGVLAMVPAASISGEEALEVPATPDRLVLILDGIQDPHNLGACLRTSEAAGVTAVVIPKDRAVSLTPAARKVAAGAAERVPVVAVTNIVRSMKRLQELGYWITGLAGEATESLYDVDLTGPTVLVMGSEGEGLRRLTRENCDRLAKIPMQGQIESLNVSVAAGICLFESVRQRQTR, encoded by the coding sequence TTGAGCAATACGACCTACATCGGCGGCTGGCACGCCGTTCTCGCAGCGCTGGAAAGCGAGGTTCTGCCGTTGGAGGTTTACATCAGCGACAGCCGTAGCGGTGAGCGCGCGGCGCAGATCAGCAAGGTCGCGGCCGCCAAGTCGGTTCCAGTCCGCGCGCGTTCACGCTCGGACCTCGATGTACTGGCGCCGGGCCTGCGGCATCAGGGCGTGTTGGCGATGGTGCCGGCCGCTTCCATCAGCGGTGAGGAGGCATTGGAGGTGCCGGCGACGCCGGACCGGCTGGTGCTCATACTCGATGGCATTCAGGACCCCCACAATCTCGGCGCCTGTCTGCGGACCAGCGAAGCGGCCGGCGTCACGGCCGTGGTCATTCCGAAGGACCGGGCAGTCAGCCTGACGCCAGCCGCACGCAAAGTGGCGGCGGGCGCGGCGGAACGTGTGCCGGTGGTCGCGGTCACAAACATCGTGCGCTCGATGAAACGACTACAGGAATTGGGGTACTGGATCACCGGTTTGGCCGGTGAGGCCACCGAGTCGCTCTATGATGTCGATCTGACCGGACCGACCGTGCTGGTGATGGGTTCGGAAGGCGAGGGCCTGCGTCGACTCACACGCGAAAACTGTGATCGGCTCGCAAAAATCCCGATGCAGGGTCAGATCGAAAGTCTGAACGTATCGGTCGCCGCCGGTATCTGTCTGTTCGAATCCGTGAGGCAGCGCCAGACGCGATGA
- the rnr gene encoding ribonuclease R produces MLQKKEHPTNSNKRRQDWRKLDPEYERERQRYENPTPSRRYILEVLESQDGPLKADELASCIGLGSRDDFEAFRHRLGAMVRDGSLAQNRRGAFGVVSHMSLVPGRVIAHRDGYGFLTPDEGGDDVFMSPREMRSLMSGDRVLVRVNGEDARGRREGVLVDVLERANQTVVGRYIVEHGVAHVSPDNPRIHHDILIPEEGRNGAREGQMVVAAIEVHPGARSLPVGRVVEVLGDHLAPGMEIEAAIRAHGLPHVWPEAVEREAAKVPQKVSSQQAQGRVDLRDLPLVTIDGADARDFDDAVYCKPMRGPLRNGWTLWVAIADVDAYVPMGSALDTEARERGNSVYFPERVIPMLPEALSNGVCSLNPDVERLCMVCEMRINKAGEVTRARFYEGVMRSHARLTYDEVYSILENPDGPEAQARKAVVPQLQDLDALFGAFFSARERRGAMDFETTETKIRFGENRKIEKIVPVQRNRAHRIIEECMIAANVQAARYVVKHKRPSLFRVHATPDVEKVKVLREFLAARGLKLGGGETPTPKDYAAVAAQLPGRDDQSMAQSMLLRSMMQARYSPSNDGHFGLALEEYAHFTSPIRRYPDLVLHRALKHAIRREAKRTFAYDQEQLEALGAHCAMTERRADEATRDVTLWLKCEYMRDRVGEVFDGVIVGVTSFGAFVELKDLYVEGLVHVSTLYNDYYQFDPKRMRMVGERNGRVYALGDAIRVKVVRVSLDERKIDLEPEHSQPRSVQKPFTKAPNNSREHAGKKRRRSSKRSGK; encoded by the coding sequence ATGCTTCAGAAAAAGGAACATCCCACGAACAGCAACAAACGACGCCAGGACTGGCGCAAGCTGGACCCGGAATACGAGCGGGAACGTCAACGCTACGAGAATCCGACGCCAAGCCGACGATACATCCTCGAAGTCCTCGAATCGCAGGACGGGCCGCTCAAGGCCGACGAGTTGGCGAGCTGCATCGGCCTGGGCAGCCGAGACGACTTCGAAGCCTTTCGTCACCGCCTCGGTGCGATGGTCCGCGACGGCAGCCTGGCGCAGAACCGCCGCGGCGCCTTCGGTGTAGTCAGCCACATGAGCCTGGTACCGGGACGCGTCATCGCGCACCGTGACGGCTATGGCTTTCTCACGCCGGACGAGGGCGGCGACGATGTCTTCATGTCGCCACGCGAAATGCGCAGCCTGATGTCGGGCGACCGCGTTCTGGTGCGTGTCAATGGCGAGGACGCCCGCGGGCGACGCGAAGGCGTTCTGGTCGATGTGCTCGAACGCGCCAATCAGACCGTGGTCGGACGCTACATCGTCGAGCATGGCGTAGCGCATGTCAGCCCGGACAATCCACGCATACATCACGACATCCTGATTCCCGAGGAAGGCCGCAACGGCGCACGCGAAGGGCAGATGGTGGTTGCGGCGATCGAGGTTCATCCCGGCGCGCGCAGTCTGCCGGTTGGCCGGGTCGTCGAGGTATTGGGCGATCATCTGGCGCCGGGTATGGAAATAGAAGCCGCGATTCGTGCGCATGGTCTGCCGCATGTCTGGCCGGAGGCGGTCGAGCGGGAGGCGGCAAAAGTGCCGCAGAAAGTCAGCTCGCAGCAGGCTCAGGGGCGCGTCGACCTGAGGGATCTGCCGCTGGTCACGATCGACGGCGCCGATGCCCGCGACTTCGACGATGCGGTGTATTGCAAGCCGATGCGCGGACCGCTGCGCAACGGCTGGACGCTGTGGGTTGCGATCGCCGATGTCGATGCCTATGTTCCGATGGGTTCCGCGCTGGACACGGAGGCGCGCGAGCGCGGCAATTCGGTGTACTTCCCGGAACGCGTGATCCCGATGCTGCCCGAGGCGCTGTCCAACGGCGTGTGCTCGCTCAATCCTGATGTCGAGCGGTTGTGCATGGTCTGCGAAATGCGCATCAACAAGGCCGGGGAAGTGACGCGGGCGCGTTTCTACGAGGGTGTGATGCGATCCCATGCGCGACTCACCTACGACGAGGTCTATTCGATACTGGAAAATCCGGACGGACCCGAAGCACAGGCGCGCAAGGCCGTGGTGCCACAGCTTCAGGATCTGGACGCCTTGTTCGGCGCGTTTTTCAGCGCACGTGAAAGGCGCGGCGCGATGGATTTCGAAACCACCGAGACCAAAATCCGTTTCGGCGAAAACCGCAAGATCGAGAAGATCGTGCCGGTACAGCGCAACCGCGCCCATCGCATCATTGAGGAGTGCATGATCGCGGCGAACGTGCAGGCCGCACGCTATGTCGTCAAGCACAAGCGGCCCAGCCTGTTTCGCGTCCATGCCACGCCGGATGTCGAGAAGGTCAAGGTGTTGCGCGAGTTCCTTGCGGCACGCGGCCTCAAGCTCGGTGGCGGCGAAACGCCGACGCCCAAGGACTACGCGGCCGTCGCGGCACAGCTGCCGGGGCGCGATGACCAGTCCATGGCGCAGAGCATGTTGCTGCGCTCGATGATGCAGGCTCGGTATTCGCCGAGCAACGATGGCCATTTTGGCCTCGCGCTGGAGGAATATGCGCATTTCACCTCGCCGATCCGCCGTTATCCGGATCTGGTGCTGCACCGCGCACTCAAGCATGCGATCCGGCGCGAGGCGAAAAGGACCTTCGCCTACGACCAGGAACAGCTCGAAGCCCTGGGTGCACATTGCGCGATGACAGAGCGTCGTGCCGATGAGGCGACGCGCGATGTGACGCTGTGGCTCAAGTGCGAATACATGCGCGATCGCGTCGGCGAGGTTTTTGACGGCGTGATTGTCGGCGTAACCAGCTTTGGCGCGTTTGTGGAATTGAAGGATCTCTACGTCGAGGGTCTGGTGCATGTGTCCACGCTGTACAACGACTATTACCAGTTCGACCCCAAGCGCATGCGCATGGTCGGCGAACGCAATGGTCGGGTGTACGCACTGGGCGACGCGATTCGGGTCAAAGTCGTTCGTGTCAGCCTGGACGAGCGCAAGATCGATCTGGAACCGGAACACAGCCAGCCCCGAAGCGTTCAGAAGCCATTCACGAAAGCACCCAACAATTCGCGCGAACACGCCGGCAAGAAGCGTCGGCGGTCGTCCAAAAGGAGTGGTAAATGA
- the queE gene encoding 7-carboxy-7-deazaguanine synthase QueE: protein MTATATATPVAAAAAQAARLKITEIFVSLQGESTYVGLPTVFVRLTGCPLRCQYCDTAYAFHGGHWKSLDEIVDQTRAYGVRHVCVTGGEPLAQRNCRELLQRLCDTGLTVSLETSGALDVTGIDRRVARIVDIKTPDSGESQRMLWDHFEDLTTHDQVKFVICSRNDYDWARSRVDSLGLVGRCEILFSPSHQQVSPRELADWIVADRLPVRMQVQMHKQLWGDVAGK, encoded by the coding sequence GCGCGGCTCAAGATCACCGAGATTTTCGTCTCATTGCAAGGTGAATCCACCTATGTGGGTCTGCCAACCGTTTTCGTGCGCCTTACCGGTTGCCCTCTACGTTGCCAGTATTGCGACACCGCCTACGCGTTTCACGGCGGACACTGGAAGAGTCTTGACGAAATCGTCGATCAAACCCGCGCCTATGGTGTGCGGCATGTCTGCGTCACCGGCGGTGAGCCGCTGGCACAGCGCAATTGCCGTGAGCTGCTGCAAAGGCTTTGCGACACCGGCCTGACGGTCTCGCTGGAAACCAGCGGCGCGCTTGACGTCACCGGCATCGACCGCCGCGTCGCGCGCATCGTCGATATCAAGACACCCGATTCCGGCGAGTCCCAGCGTATGCTTTGGGATCACTTCGAAGACCTCACGACACACGATCAGGTGAAGTTCGTGATCTGCAGCCGTAATGACTACGATTGGGCGCGCAGCCGCGTCGACAGCCTCGGTCTCGTCGGGCGCTGCGAAATTCTGTTTTCACCCAGTCATCAACAAGTCAGCCCGCGCGAGCTTGCGGACTGGATCGTTGCGGACCGCTTGCCGGTGCGCATGCAGGTGCAAATGCACAAGCAATTGTGGGGAGACGTCGCCGGAAAATGA
- the alr gene encoding alanine racemase — MIPRVTASIDLDAIRHNLARIRQWAPDSRVMAVIKADAYGHGAVQVARALRDLRSESDFAARHPWEADAFAVACLEEALRLREARVYAPIVVLEGVLSLEELRLCLHHELQIVVHDDWQLALLEQLPRGARARLWVKIDTGMHRLGFEPEKVAAVHERIRARRDWQLCGWMTHLARADETDSAATQAQIDCFDAVLADRPGARTIANSAGLVAWPQARVDWVRPGLLLYGASPLPGRTGAELGLRPAMRLESRVLALRDCRAGEPIGYGAIYHCERDMRIAVVTVGYADGVHRCLPNGTPFQVHGQSAPMVGRVSMDMVTIDVSAIPQTRVGDSVLLWGEGLPVEALAERAGTLSYELFCGLTQRVRRVYP; from the coding sequence ATGATTCCACGCGTCACCGCCAGCATTGACCTCGACGCGATCCGTCACAATCTGGCGCGGATACGGCAATGGGCGCCTGATTCCCGTGTGATGGCCGTGATCAAGGCCGACGCCTATGGACACGGCGCCGTGCAGGTGGCGCGTGCCTTGCGCGATCTGCGCTCCGAGAGCGATTTTGCTGCGCGCCACCCCTGGGAGGCGGACGCCTTCGCTGTGGCCTGTCTCGAAGAGGCCCTGCGTTTGCGCGAGGCGCGTGTCTACGCGCCGATCGTCGTGCTCGAAGGCGTGTTGTCGCTGGAAGAGCTGCGCTTGTGCCTGCATCACGAACTGCAGATCGTGGTCCACGATGACTGGCAGCTCGCACTGTTGGAGCAGCTGCCGCGTGGCGCGCGCGCGCGCTTGTGGGTCAAGATCGATACCGGGATGCATCGGCTCGGTTTCGAGCCTGAAAAGGTAGCCGCCGTTCACGAACGGATACGGGCGCGGCGCGACTGGCAGCTGTGTGGCTGGATGACGCATCTCGCCCGTGCCGACGAAACCGACAGTGCGGCCACCCAGGCGCAGATCGATTGCTTCGACGCAGTCTTGGCGGACCGTCCAGGTGCCCGCACGATCGCCAATTCGGCAGGGCTTGTCGCCTGGCCGCAGGCGCGTGTCGACTGGGTCCGGCCCGGCCTGCTGCTCTATGGCGCGAGCCCGCTGCCCGGCCGGACCGGAGCCGAGCTGGGACTGCGACCGGCGATGCGCCTGGAGTCGCGTGTGCTCGCATTGCGAGACTGCCGCGCTGGTGAACCGATCGGGTACGGCGCGATCTACCACTGCGAGCGCGACATGCGCATCGCCGTGGTCACGGTTGGCTATGCCGATGGCGTGCACCGCTGTCTGCCGAACGGCACGCCATTTCAGGTGCACGGACAGAGTGCGCCGATGGTGGGGCGGGTCTCGATGGACATGGTGACGATCGACGTGTCCGCGATCCCGCAGACCCGCGTCGGCGATTCGGTGCTGTTATGGGGCGAGGGCCTGCCGGTCGAAGCACTCGCCGAGCGCGCGGGGACGCTGTCCTACGAGCTGTTTTGCGGTCTGACGCAGCGCGTGCGTCGCGTCTATCCCTGA
- the rpsR gene encoding 30S ribosomal protein S18 → MARFFRRKKSCKFTAEGIEEIDYKDLATLKQFVGENGKIVPARITGTKARYQRQLATAIKRARFLSLLPYTDKHQ, encoded by the coding sequence ATGGCACGCTTCTTTCGCCGCAAGAAAAGCTGCAAATTCACTGCCGAAGGCATCGAAGAGATCGACTACAAGGATCTCGCCACGCTCAAGCAGTTCGTGGGCGAGAACGGCAAGATCGTTCCGGCCCGCATCACCGGTACCAAGGCACGTTATCAGCGTCAGCTCGCAACCGCGATCAAGCGCGCGCGTTTCCTGTCGTTGCTGCCGTACACTGACAAGCACCAGTAA
- the queC gene encoding 7-cyano-7-deazaguanine synthase QueC, whose translation MRKPAVILLSGGLDSATVLAAARDAGFECHALSVSYGQRHLAEIEAAARVAAALGAVQHRVMDVNLAGIGGSSLTDLSQDVPEAPSTGIPSTYVPARNTLFLSLALGWAEVLEAHDIFVGVNAVDYSGYPDCRPEFIDAFERLASVATKAGVEGQGMHVHAPLIDLGKDEIIKLGTQLGVDYAMTVSCYQAEGSGAACGRCDSCRLRREGFEAAGIADPTRYVARA comes from the coding sequence ATGAGGAAGCCTGCGGTCATTCTGCTGTCCGGCGGACTTGATTCCGCCACGGTTCTGGCGGCGGCGCGCGATGCCGGATTCGAGTGTCACGCATTGTCGGTGTCGTATGGGCAGCGGCACCTCGCAGAGATTGAGGCTGCGGCCCGGGTCGCCGCCGCCCTCGGTGCTGTCCAGCATCGGGTGATGGATGTGAATCTGGCCGGCATCGGAGGTTCCTCGCTGACCGATCTGAGTCAGGACGTTCCGGAGGCCCCGTCGACTGGAATTCCATCGACCTACGTGCCGGCTCGCAACACCCTGTTTCTGTCACTGGCACTGGGTTGGGCCGAGGTGCTGGAGGCGCACGACATCTTCGTCGGCGTCAACGCGGTGGACTATTCCGGTTACCCGGATTGCCGACCGGAGTTTATCGATGCCTTCGAACGTCTGGCCTCGGTCGCGACCAAGGCGGGCGTCGAAGGGCAGGGGATGCATGTCCACGCACCCCTGATCGACCTTGGCAAGGACGAGATCATCAAACTCGGCACGCAGCTGGGCGTTGACTATGCGATGACAGTCTCCTGCTATCAAGCTGAGGGCAGCGGCGCCGCCTGTGGACGCTGCGATTCCTGCCGGCTGCGGCGCGAGGGGTTCGAAGCCGCCGGCATTGCCGACCCGACCCGCTACGTCGCTCGGGCTTGA
- the rpsF gene encoding 30S ribosomal protein S6 produces the protein MRHYEIVVMVHPDQSEQVSAMIERYKGMVEADGGKVHRLEDWGRRQLAYPIANLHKAHYFLMNVECSGAVLEELEGAFKFNDAVIRRLVTRKDQAVSVQSPLFKNPEEDKKPERASRSDESDNSNDDSSSDSDSDTETTTETETEA, from the coding sequence ATGAGGCATTACGAAATCGTGGTCATGGTGCACCCGGATCAGTCCGAGCAGGTGTCCGCCATGATCGAGCGTTACAAGGGGATGGTCGAAGCCGACGGTGGCAAGGTCCACCGTCTCGAAGACTGGGGCCGTCGCCAGTTGGCCTACCCGATCGCGAATCTGCACAAGGCCCACTACTTCCTGATGAACGTGGAGTGCTCCGGCGCCGTTCTGGAAGAGCTGGAAGGCGCCTTCAAGTTCAATGACGCGGTGATCCGCCGTCTGGTGACGCGCAAGGATCAAGCGGTGTCGGTGCAGTCCCCGCTGTTCAAGAACCCGGAAGAAGACAAGAAGCCGGAGCGCGCCTCGCGTTCGGACGAGTCCGACAATTCGAATGACGATTCGTCTTCGGATTCCGATTCGGATACCGAAACCACCACTGAAACCGAGACGGAGGCCTGA
- the rplI gene encoding 50S ribosomal protein L9, with protein sequence MEVILLEKIKHLGDLGDTVKVRPGYGRNFLLPKGKALPATNANREVYEARKAELMKNAQESVNAAKLRAEKIAGLELTIAMRAGDEGKLYGSVGPNEISDAAKAAGVEIERVDIDMGEGPIRNIGDYDVAVHLHSEVETSVKVIVVEAKA encoded by the coding sequence ATGGAAGTCATCCTTCTGGAGAAGATCAAGCACCTCGGAGATCTGGGTGACACCGTCAAGGTGCGCCCGGGCTATGGCCGCAACTTCCTGCTGCCGAAGGGCAAGGCGCTGCCGGCGACCAATGCCAATCGCGAGGTCTACGAGGCACGCAAGGCGGAGTTGATGAAGAACGCGCAGGAGTCGGTGAATGCCGCCAAACTGCGTGCCGAGAAGATCGCCGGCCTCGAGCTGACGATCGCGATGCGTGCCGGCGACGAGGGCAAGCTGTACGGCTCGGTCGGTCCGAACGAAATCTCAGATGCCGCCAAGGCGGCCGGAGTCGAGATCGAGCGCGTCGATATCGACATGGGCGAAGGCCCGATTCGCAATATCGGTGACTACGACGTCGCGGTGCACCTGCACAGTGAAGTCGAGACCAGCGTCAAGGTGATCGTGGTCGAAGCCAAGGCTTGA
- a CDS encoding alpha/beta hydrolase, giving the protein MSLHSTRIRLAGFETRALCLDAPPERPRLLCLHGWGDSADAYKPLFSAIEGEFSAVALDAPGHGEASSERGGARLPQWIDLCRAAIEHCEHAAPLILIGQSFGARAVLSALAGDAAARRRVARVIAIAPAPLQLPPWQRVFVRNRALAEGVASLSAGSGPEQAIAAVVERHRRTSFHAPESLAASVFEDYARHVSIERAARSIDELRQIGEELQQPLSLAELSAPVDIVWGRQDRLAPLSGAQDYLAVLPHAQLEVIDDCGHHAHIEAPQRIAALLRRAGSSGDQG; this is encoded by the coding sequence ATGTCCTTGCACAGCACACGCATACGGCTGGCAGGATTCGAAACCCGTGCCCTGTGCCTCGACGCTCCGCCGGAGCGCCCTCGCCTGCTGTGCCTGCACGGCTGGGGCGATTCGGCAGACGCCTACAAGCCGCTGTTTTCGGCCATCGAGGGCGAATTTTCGGCCGTCGCCCTCGACGCACCGGGTCATGGCGAAGCCTCGTCGGAACGCGGCGGCGCACGGCTGCCCCAATGGATCGACCTATGCCGCGCGGCCATCGAACACTGCGAACATGCCGCACCACTGATACTGATCGGCCAGAGTTTCGGGGCGCGCGCCGTCCTGAGCGCGCTCGCCGGCGACGCGGCAGCTCGCCGCCGCGTCGCGCGCGTCATCGCCATTGCCCCGGCACCGCTGCAGCTTCCGCCCTGGCAACGGGTGTTCGTCCGCAATCGGGCGCTGGCCGAAGGCGTCGCCTCCCTGTCCGCCGGCAGCGGCCCCGAACAGGCGATTGCTGCCGTGGTGGAACGCCATCGGCGCACCAGCTTTCACGCACCGGAGTCCCTGGCCGCCAGCGTTTTTGAGGACTACGCACGCCATGTCAGCATCGAACGCGCAGCCCGCTCGATCGACGAACTCCGGCAGATCGGGGAGGAGCTGCAGCAGCCGCTGTCGCTCGCGGAGCTGAGCGCTCCGGTCGATATCGTCTGGGGACGCCAGGACCGCCTGGCGCCGCTGTCCGGCGCCCAGGACTACCTGGCCGTGCTTCCGCATGCCCAACTTGAAGTGATCGACGACTGCGGGCATCACGCGCACATCGAGGCGCCGCAGCGAATCGCGGCGCTGCTGCGTCGCGCCGGATCAAGCGGCGATCAGGGATAG